A genomic segment from Marinitoga sp. 1197 encodes:
- the gmk gene encoding guanylate kinase, translating to MTKGILYVVSGPSGVGKSSIIKRAMEKLEDFSFSVSYTTRPVRPGETDGKDYFFVDENTFNEMIEKDEFLEYANVHGHKYGTSKKYIEKKINEGFNIVLDIDVQGALNVVKKMPKETVLIFIAPPSYSELKKRLMNRGTEKEKDLKIRLADAKWELSKINEFDYLIVNEDLNEAINQLIAIFIAEQIKTERVTEHLGKYSFFKIEEE from the coding sequence ATGACAAAAGGAATTCTTTACGTTGTCAGCGGGCCAAGTGGTGTGGGTAAATCTTCAATTATTAAAAGGGCTATGGAAAAATTAGAGGACTTTTCATTTTCGGTTTCATATACCACAAGACCAGTAAGGCCAGGAGAAACTGATGGAAAGGATTATTTTTTTGTAGATGAAAATACATTTAATGAAATGATTGAAAAAGATGAATTTTTAGAGTATGCCAATGTACATGGACATAAATATGGAACTTCAAAAAAATATATAGAAAAAAAAATAAACGAAGGATTTAATATAGTTCTGGATATAGATGTTCAGGGAGCCTTAAATGTAGTGAAAAAAATGCCTAAAGAAACAGTATTAATTTTTATAGCTCCTCCTTCATATTCAGAGTTGAAAAAAAGATTAATGAATAGAGGAACAGAAAAAGAAAAAGATTTAAAAATAAGATTGGCTGATGCTAAATGGGAGTTATCTAAAATAAATGAATTTGATTATTTAATAGTAAACGAGGATTTAAATGAAGCTATAAATCAGTTAATAGCAATATTTATAGCAGAACAGATAAAAACAGAAAGAGTTACAGAACATTTAGGAAAGTATTCATTTTTTAAAATTGAGGAGGAATAA
- a CDS encoding HEAT repeat domain-containing protein, with amino-acid sequence MANPIIEAYKILQEKIRQDNMRLYLELLDSRVSTVKAKSIQELLKQKVEVTHIHEMLEDNSPDVRISALKYLEKMGRLDCEILKELFKDVSSTIRKEAVKLYLSLGCENFEFIYPLAKDPDFKVRFQLISSFIEFYPEDLDKLKEKFIGETNPQIKILLNITENISEVVLSNNVPLNLKKLILKRYFESNDSITVYNTFSNIYKETDKTIKIILIKYISGLPCEISKTFFTKNIEDETDIELLFELVNRGKKICGNDIIPDFAIEKFIDSEIAKIKNFGFKLAAEKDDMGYVDYARELLEVVEDELLNGPVNYLLHFLDYTLLEKVPEFLESVSVKRKNYALQIIKKLKAEQFLMEVSKIAENKKFPVNLRKNALSILKVLKANSFWETPFNILKDEAENGTLKLTALTTLLKLNPEVMPNVLE; translated from the coding sequence ATGGCAAATCCAATAATAGAAGCTTATAAAATACTTCAGGAAAAAATAAGGCAGGATAATATGAGGTTATATCTTGAACTTCTGGATTCCAGAGTGTCGACTGTAAAAGCAAAATCTATTCAGGAATTATTAAAACAAAAAGTTGAAGTTACACATATTCACGAAATGCTTGAAGATAATAGTCCTGATGTAAGAATTTCTGCACTGAAATATCTTGAAAAAATGGGAAGATTGGATTGCGAAATATTAAAAGAATTATTCAAGGATGTTTCATCAACAATCAGAAAAGAAGCCGTTAAATTATATCTTTCTCTTGGTTGTGAGAATTTTGAATTTATATATCCACTTGCAAAAGATCCGGATTTTAAAGTGCGTTTTCAATTAATAAGCTCTTTTATAGAATTTTATCCCGAAGATCTGGATAAACTGAAGGAAAAATTTATAGGTGAAACAAATCCTCAGATAAAAATATTATTGAATATAACAGAAAATATTAGCGAAGTTGTTTTGTCAAATAATGTACCTTTAAACTTAAAAAAATTAATATTAAAGCGTTATTTTGAATCAAATGATTCGATAACTGTATATAATACATTCAGCAATATTTATAAAGAGACAGATAAAACCATAAAAATAATTTTAATAAAATATATATCCGGATTACCCTGTGAAATATCGAAGACGTTTTTTACTAAAAATATTGAAGACGAAACAGATATAGAATTGTTATTTGAATTGGTGAATAGAGGTAAAAAAATCTGTGGAAATGATATAATTCCTGATTTTGCTATAGAAAAATTTATCGACAGTGAAATAGCAAAAATTAAAAATTTTGGATTTAAATTAGCTGCAGAAAAAGATGATATGGGATATGTTGATTATGCGAGGGAATTGTTAGAGGTAGTCGAAGATGAATTGTTAAATGGTCCGGTGAATTATCTTCTTCATTTTTTGGATTATACATTACTTGAAAAAGTTCCAGAATTTTTGGAATCAGTATCAGTTAAAAGAAAGAATTATGCATTACAAATAATAAAAAAATTAAAGGCTGAACAATTTTTAATGGAAGTATCTAAAATTGCTGAAAATAAAAAATTTCCAGTAAATTTAAGAAAGAATGCCTTAAGCATATTAAAAGTTTTAAAAGCTAATAGTTTTTGGGAAACGCCTTTTAATATTTTAAAAGATGAAGCTGAAAATGGAACATTGAAATTAACAGCTCTTACAACTTTGCTGAAATTAAATCCAGAGGTAATGCCAAATGTTCTTGAATGA
- a CDS encoding glycoside hydrolase family 57 protein, translating to MNNGNIIFVLHSHLPYVRHPDYEEFMEERWLFEAITETYIPLIRVFQNLEKKGIKFKLVMSFSPTLIEMLNSMDLQEKYVRYLKKIIELSEKEYERTKDEELIKHKMADYYKNNFKEILEIFEKMYNKNILDAFKEYYEKGYLELITTSATHAVLPIYSEYPEIVKLQIKYGLETFKKAFGFYPKGFWLPELGYYEGLDIYLNQYKIEYTFVEKNGLIYGNPYPIYNVYNPVITNSSIFVFSRDKDNNIEIFDTEFGYLNDPRYREFYRDIGFDREYEYIKDYIDKSGVRCNTGIKYHKITGKDKELFDKMLYDIDEAYTAVKSNAEDFVQKRLKQLKELNVEYPDLEPTMVYAFDTEFFGHWWYEGIMFLEKVIEKVYNTEELKLENPKNILKRVEEVQIVNPSRSTWGINGFFEEWINGNNDWIYPAIYEMIEILKVKMNKKYSDVEKNIISLMIKELMLAQSSDWAFIISSGTTVEYAVNRIKTHVKRFFELNAMLESGKIEKNKLKYYMWVDKIFENIDYNDVIL from the coding sequence ATGAATAATGGGAATATAATATTTGTACTTCATTCACATTTGCCATATGTTAGACATCCTGATTATGAAGAATTTATGGAAGAAAGATGGTTATTTGAAGCAATAACAGAAACGTATATTCCACTGATTAGAGTTTTTCAAAATCTTGAAAAAAAAGGTATAAAATTTAAATTGGTAATGAGTTTTTCTCCTACTTTGATTGAAATGTTAAATAGTATGGACTTGCAGGAAAAATATGTTAGATATCTAAAAAAAATTATAGAATTATCAGAAAAAGAATATGAAAGAACCAAAGATGAAGAATTAATAAAACACAAAATGGCAGATTATTATAAAAATAACTTTAAAGAAATATTAGAAATATTCGAAAAGATGTATAATAAAAATATATTAGATGCATTTAAAGAGTATTATGAAAAAGGTTATCTGGAATTAATAACAACATCTGCGACGCATGCGGTTTTACCTATATATTCTGAATATCCTGAAATAGTAAAGCTTCAAATAAAATATGGTTTAGAAACATTCAAAAAAGCTTTTGGTTTTTATCCAAAAGGTTTTTGGCTCCCGGAACTTGGATATTATGAAGGTTTAGATATATATTTAAATCAATACAAAATTGAATACACATTTGTTGAAAAAAATGGGTTAATATATGGTAATCCATATCCAATATATAATGTATATAATCCAGTCATAACGAATTCAAGTATTTTTGTATTTTCAAGAGATAAAGACAATAATATAGAAATTTTTGACACAGAGTTTGGATATTTGAATGATCCCAGATATAGAGAATTTTATCGGGACATAGGTTTTGATAGAGAATATGAATATATAAAAGATTATATAGATAAAAGTGGTGTTAGATGTAATACAGGAATAAAATATCATAAAATAACAGGTAAAGACAAAGAGCTATTTGATAAAATGTTATATGATATAGATGAAGCCTATACAGCAGTAAAAAGTAATGCAGAAGATTTTGTTCAAAAAAGATTAAAGCAATTAAAGGAGTTAAATGTGGAATATCCGGATTTAGAACCGACAATGGTATATGCTTTTGATACAGAATTTTTTGGTCATTGGTGGTATGAAGGAATTATGTTTTTAGAAAAAGTAATAGAAAAGGTATATAATACAGAAGAATTGAAACTGGAAAATCCAAAAAATATTTTAAAGAGGGTTGAAGAAGTACAAATTGTAAATCCTTCAAGATCAACGTGGGGAATAAATGGTTTTTTTGAAGAATGGATAAATGGAAATAACGATTGGATATATCCAGCAATTTATGAAATGATTGAAATATTAAAGGTGAAAATGAATAAAAAATATAGTGATGTAGAAAAAAATATAATATCTTTAATGATAAAAGAGCTAATGTTAGCACAATCAAGTGATTGGGCGTTTATAATAAGTTCAGGCACAACTGTAGAGTATGCCGTTAACAGAATAAAAACACATGTGAAACGTTTTTTTGAACTTAATGCAATGCTTGAGAGTGGAAAAATTGAAAAAAATAAGTTAAAATATTATATGTGGGTGGATAAAATTTTTGAGAACATTGATTATAATGATGTTATTTTGTAA
- a CDS encoding sensor histidine kinase yields MDTFSKKSKKSVVVNLTVIYTTVIIIILLTVIFSMRYFVEKMSIKSYAIILKQQVEKISEPTRIMGRAMGNMMGNMLKDTEKLKRSIISNKVVILDGIILNDPYNIVDEKIYNLKKNYATYEKDGIYYIFIRTKIFNDSELIMGGPSLEYTAVINTFNSLALGLSLISILISFIISYYFAKKSLKPLLKISEEIAEINVETLDKRIPEQKFIEFHKLTENINEMLEKINKGYELQKQFVSDVSHELRTPLTSIIGYIKLIERWGKQDEKVLLESIENIKESSNYLKEMIENLLLLTKVEEEIKFEYVNLKEIVEKVINMYKNEDVDIKAELKDINIKTNKEYLGILLKIILENAIKYTKLNNKNEVIVKISEDSIEVIDNGPGIEKDEIPKIFERFYKADKSRAVKGFGLGLSIARRISEKINVKIEVISNMGKGSTFKIKFSKIF; encoded by the coding sequence TTGGATACGTTTTCAAAGAAGAGTAAAAAAAGTGTTGTTGTAAATTTAACTGTAATATATACAACGGTTATAATAATAATTTTATTAACAGTCATATTTTCAATGAGATATTTTGTTGAAAAAATGTCTATAAAGTCTTATGCAATAATCTTGAAACAGCAAGTTGAAAAAATTTCGGAACCTACCCGTATTATGGGGCGGGCTATGGGAAATATGATGGGGAATATGCTAAAAGATACTGAAAAATTAAAAAGAAGCATTATTTCAAATAAAGTAGTTATACTTGATGGAATAATATTAAATGATCCGTATAATATTGTGGATGAAAAAATCTATAATTTAAAGAAAAATTATGCAACATACGAAAAAGACGGAATATATTATATATTTATTAGAACTAAGATATTTAACGATTCTGAATTGATTATGGGTGGTCCGTCTTTAGAATATACTGCGGTTATAAACACATTTAATTCATTAGCTCTTGGTTTGAGTCTTATTAGTATATTAATTTCTTTCATCATATCATATTATTTTGCAAAAAAATCGTTAAAACCTTTGTTGAAAATATCTGAGGAAATAGCAGAAATTAATGTTGAAACACTTGATAAGAGGATTCCAGAACAAAAATTCATAGAATTTCATAAATTAACAGAAAATATAAATGAGATGTTAGAAAAGATAAATAAAGGGTATGAACTTCAGAAACAATTTGTTTCTGATGTTTCACATGAATTAAGAACACCTCTTACTTCCATAATAGGATATATAAAGTTAATTGAAAGATGGGGGAAACAAGATGAAAAAGTATTATTGGAATCTATAGAAAATATAAAAGAATCATCCAACTATCTTAAAGAGATGATTGAAAACTTATTATTATTGACAAAAGTTGAAGAAGAAATAAAATTCGAATACGTAAATTTGAAAGAGATAGTTGAAAAAGTGATAAATATGTATAAAAATGAAGATGTTGATATAAAAGCTGAACTAAAAGATATCAATATTAAGACTAACAAAGAATACTTAGGTATTCTCTTAAAGATTATTCTCGAAAACGCAATAAAATATACAAAATTAAATAATAAAAATGAGGTTATTGTCAAAATATCAGAAGATTCAATAGAAGTGATTGATAATGGGCCTGGGATAGAAAAGGATGAAATACCAAAAATTTTCGAAAGATTTTATAAAGCAGATAAATCCAGAGCAGTAAAAGGGTTTGGATTAGGGTTATCTATTGCAAGGAGAATAAGCGAAAAAATTAATGTAAAAATAGAAGTTATAAGCAATATGGGTAAAGGAAGTACATTTAAGATTAAATTTTCTAAAATATTTTGA
- a CDS encoding DNA-directed RNA polymerase subunit omega, producing MSMDFNYDKIMNKVGFKYVVPIMVAKRVQILKEEGFDSTSKPLVKTADNNFVTIAFKEIEKGHVRLKNKDKLEEYKPEVK from the coding sequence ATGTCTATGGATTTTAATTACGATAAAATCATGAATAAAGTAGGATTTAAATATGTTGTCCCAATAATGGTAGCAAAAAGGGTCCAGATATTAAAAGAAGAAGGGTTTGATTCAACTTCAAAGCCTCTTGTAAAAACAGCTGATAACAATTTTGTTACTATAGCTTTTAAAGAAATTGAAAAAGGTCATGTGAGATTAAAAAACAAAGATAAACTGGAAGAGTATAAACCTGAGGTGAAATAG
- a CDS encoding DUF4912 domain-containing protein, producing the protein MIIDKKLSRLLESEEPSIQELRNIAKNMGIKLKRSMRKKDIIKVIKNKLLQLKEEGLITDTSNQLSYQIPHINSIDLIKNNQEMLNENIFIINSVNANWIYAVWNFSKEMIQKIDKIPESSKIVMRFYDVTNKDFAIDEANRIYESLDNLREYKSYYFFIPGSNAEYIAEIGYLDEIKNFNALIRSNRLIMPSENINIAENVVIYNPKTNKKRKLKKNININIVEKIPGLSSNNMVLPQLGNRPPISGGGSFVWNLYSLNRGIKK; encoded by the coding sequence ATGATAATAGACAAAAAACTATCCAGATTATTGGAGAGTGAAGAACCAAGCATTCAGGAATTAAGAAATATAGCTAAAAATATGGGGATTAAATTAAAGAGATCAATGAGAAAAAAAGATATTATAAAAGTAATAAAAAATAAGTTGTTGCAATTAAAAGAAGAGGGGTTGATAACAGATACTTCAAACCAATTATCGTATCAAATTCCTCATATTAATAGTATTGATCTGATTAAAAACAATCAAGAAATGTTAAATGAAAACATTTTTATAATAAATAGTGTTAATGCAAATTGGATATATGCAGTTTGGAATTTTTCCAAGGAAATGATACAAAAAATAGATAAAATACCTGAAAGTTCAAAAATCGTAATGAGATTTTATGATGTAACAAATAAAGATTTCGCGATAGATGAAGCAAATAGAATTTATGAATCTTTGGATAATTTGAGAGAATATAAAAGTTATTACTTTTTTATTCCAGGATCAAATGCTGAATATATTGCGGAAATTGGATATTTAGATGAAATAAAAAATTTTAATGCTTTGATTAGAAGTAATAGATTGATAATGCCATCAGAAAATATAAATATTGCGGAAAATGTGGTCATATATAATCCTAAAACGAACAAAAAAAGAAAATTGAAAAAAAATATAAATATAAATATAGTTGAAAAAATCCCTGGATTGTCAAGTAATAATATGGTATTGCCTCAATTAGGAAATAGACCTCCTATATCCGGTGGCGGTTCATTTGTATGGAATCTTTATTCTTTAAATAGGGGGATAAAAAAATGA
- a CDS encoding DUF370 domain-containing protein: MYGLINIGFGNVVIGDRVIAIVNPESSPLKRLKDIAKEEGKLIDATYGRKTRAIVITDSNHIILSAIQPETISGRFMQNFYDVESALEKIRREVYSK; encoded by the coding sequence ATGTACGGTTTAATAAATATTGGATTTGGTAATGTTGTAATTGGAGATAGAGTAATAGCAATTGTCAATCCAGAATCTTCACCATTGAAAAGATTAAAAGATATAGCAAAAGAAGAGGGAAAATTAATAGATGCAACATATGGAAGAAAAACAAGAGCTATAGTTATAACTGATAGTAATCATATAATCTTAAGTGCTATTCAACCTGAAACAATAAGTGGAAGATTTATGCAGAATTTTTATGATGTAGAAAGTGCCCTTGAAAAAATAAGGAGAGAGGTATATTCTAAATGA
- a CDS encoding 4Fe-4S binding protein produces MPKYDSWKEMPIAGVIDKPATAREYNTGTWRIMRPIVNKDACINCMQCWLYCPDMAIEGKVKEDGKTEMIGFDYNYCKGCGTCAKVCPVNAIEMKPETEFLK; encoded by the coding sequence ATGCCTAAATACGATAGCTGGAAAGAAATGCCAATTGCAGGAGTTATTGATAAACCGGCTACAGCAAGAGAATATAATACAGGTACATGGAGAATAATGAGGCCAATTGTGAATAAAGATGCATGTATTAATTGTATGCAATGCTGGTTATATTGTCCAGATATGGCAATAGAAGGAAAAGTAAAAGAAGACGGAAAAACAGAAATGATAGGGTTTGATTATAATTATTGTAAAGGTTGTGGAACATGTGCAAAGGTATGTCCTGTAAATGCAATTGAAATGAAACCTGAAACGGAATTTTTAAAATAA
- a CDS encoding 2-oxoacid:acceptor oxidoreductase family protein translates to MPEKYFEIRWHGRAGQGAKSASQFLTEAAVEAGKYSTAFPEYGAERSGAPMKAFNRIADVPIRIRSGIENPDVVVIFDDTMLGLPELTAGLSENKIMLVNTVLSPEEVKGKTGFNGKIYTIPATDIALEEIKRGIPNTVMIGALVKLTNIVPLDVVKAKVKKTFEKKFAPEVVEANIRAVERGYQEVKGNA, encoded by the coding sequence GTGCCAGAAAAATATTTTGAAATCAGATGGCATGGAAGAGCTGGACAGGGTGCAAAAAGTGCTTCACAATTTTTGACTGAAGCAGCTGTTGAAGCTGGGAAGTATTCAACAGCATTCCCGGAATACGGAGCAGAAAGATCAGGAGCTCCAATGAAAGCTTTTAACAGAATAGCAGATGTTCCTATTAGAATAAGAAGTGGAATTGAAAATCCTGATGTTGTTGTTATTTTTGACGATACTATGTTAGGATTACCAGAATTAACAGCTGGATTGTCAGAGAATAAAATAATGTTAGTAAACACAGTTTTATCACCTGAAGAAGTTAAAGGAAAAACAGGATTTAACGGTAAAATATATACAATACCAGCAACAGATATAGCTTTAGAAGAGATAAAAAGAGGAATTCCTAATACAGTTATGATAGGTGCTTTAGTAAAATTAACGAATATAGTTCCTTTAGATGTAGTAAAAGCAAAGGTTAAGAAAACATTTGAGAAAAAATTTGCACCGGAAGTAGTTGAAGCAAACATTAGGGCAGTTGAAAGGGGTTATCAGGAGGTGAAAGGTAATGCCTAA
- a CDS encoding ComF family protein, which produces MFLNEIFGNKCKICKKNILPNKIICESCEDSLFQPSFIENDNIIYFAGVYEKPLSSLIKEFKFKQNIYLAKIFSKLLYKTYKYYNIDFYEFPEIVYIPSIKKHLKIRGYNPVYIISKEFSKLTGFKLNHNLKIQKGYTKTQIEALNYYQRIKQVKNKFIFEKKDEKNYILIDDVYTTGATVNEAIKNLDGNVITIVLCRNVKKQ; this is translated from the coding sequence ATGTTCTTGAATGAAATTTTTGGAAATAAATGCAAAATTTGCAAAAAAAATATTTTACCGAATAAAATAATATGCGAGTCTTGTGAAGACTCGCTTTTTCAACCTTCTTTTATAGAAAATGATAATATTATTTATTTTGCAGGTGTTTATGAGAAACCATTATCTTCTTTGATAAAAGAATTTAAATTTAAACAAAATATATATTTAGCGAAAATTTTCTCAAAATTATTATATAAAACATATAAATATTATAATATTGATTTTTATGAATTTCCTGAGATTGTCTATATACCTTCCATAAAAAAACATTTAAAAATAAGAGGATATAACCCTGTATATATAATATCAAAAGAATTCTCTAAATTAACGGGATTTAAATTGAATCATAATTTAAAAATACAAAAAGGATATACAAAAACTCAAATAGAAGCATTAAATTATTATCAAAGAATAAAACAGGTAAAAAATAAATTCATATTTGAAAAAAAAGATGAAAAAAATTATATATTAATAGATGATGTATATACCACTGGAGCTACTGTTAATGAGGCTATTAAAAATTTAGATGGCAATGTTATTACCATAGTTCTTTGCAGGAATGTAAAAAAGCAATAA
- the porA gene encoding pyruvate ferredoxin oxidoreductase produces MPTKLAITGAAAVAHAMRQINPDVVAAYPITPQTPIVEYFAQFVADGAVDTVMVPVESEHSAMSAVVGSAAAGARTMTATAANGLALMFEIVYIAASMRLPIVMPIVNRALSGPINIHGDHSDAYAVRDAGWIQLFAENSQEAYDMTIIATKLAEREEVLTPAMINLDGFITSHGVEGVEILDDEAVKNFVGLWEPKYPLLDIDNPITHGPLDLFDYYFEHHRQQQEGLKNAYKALPEVFAEYEKISGRKYDFLDLYRMDDAEYVMVVLNSAASTAKYVVDELREKGIKAGLVKPWVFTPFPKKEILSALDGRKAVVVLDRAMSFGKEAPLYSLIKSALYEAKEKPMIGSYVYGLGGRDVTPSMLHIPFEEAIKGELDPNDERYLGLKE; encoded by the coding sequence ATGCCTACAAAGTTAGCAATAACTGGTGCAGCTGCAGTAGCCCATGCAATGAGACAGATAAATCCTGATGTTGTGGCTGCATATCCAATAACACCACAGACTCCAATAGTTGAATATTTCGCACAATTTGTAGCTGATGGTGCAGTAGATACTGTAATGGTACCAGTTGAATCTGAACATTCAGCAATGAGTGCTGTTGTTGGTTCAGCTGCTGCTGGTGCAAGAACAATGACAGCAACAGCTGCAAATGGATTAGCTTTAATGTTTGAAATAGTTTATATTGCAGCATCAATGAGATTGCCAATTGTAATGCCAATCGTAAATAGAGCATTATCAGGACCTATAAATATACATGGTGATCACTCAGATGCATATGCTGTAAGAGATGCAGGATGGATACAATTATTCGCAGAAAATTCTCAAGAAGCTTATGACATGACAATTATAGCAACTAAATTAGCTGAAAGAGAAGAAGTATTAACTCCAGCCATGATAAATTTAGATGGATTTATTACATCACATGGTGTTGAAGGAGTAGAAATTTTAGATGATGAAGCTGTAAAGAATTTTGTTGGATTATGGGAACCTAAATATCCATTATTGGATATTGATAATCCAATTACACACGGTCCATTGGACTTGTTTGACTATTACTTTGAACATCATAGACAACAACAGGAAGGTTTGAAAAATGCTTATAAAGCATTACCAGAAGTATTTGCAGAATATGAAAAAATATCAGGAAGAAAATATGATTTCCTTGATTTATATAGAATGGACGATGCTGAATATGTAATGGTTGTATTAAATTCGGCAGCTTCAACAGCAAAATACGTAGTTGATGAATTGAGGGAAAAAGGCATAAAAGCAGGATTGGTAAAACCATGGGTATTTACACCATTCCCTAAAAAGGAAATTTTATCAGCTCTTGATGGAAGAAAAGCAGTAGTTGTTCTTGATAGAGCTATGTCATTTGGTAAAGAAGCTCCATTATATTCATTAATAAAATCAGCATTATATGAAGCAAAAGAAAAACCAATGATAGGTTCATACGTATATGGATTGGGTGGAAGAGATGTAACACCATCAATGTTACATATTCCATTTGAAGAAGCAATTAAAGGTGAATTAGATCCAAATGATGAAAGATATCTTGGCTTAAAAGAATAA
- a CDS encoding YicC/YloC family endoribonuclease: MRSMTGYGRIEENIGNYSYTVEIKSLNGKHLNIKVNLPWIYSSLELKINDLLKKYFKRGSLNIYIDIRLLQPKDIIKIDKALAKSYFDALNDLASYLHLNDLPNLELLIRFKEIMRYSIEENDLEIIWSGLEKAVLKSIEKTLEVQKSEGEKIKKVLTTYIDKIEVITSEIKKYSSKMKDYYKEKLNESLKDLDLEIEYNKERLEYEIALILERGDITEEIDRLNMHVKKFRELISSDLEVVGQNLDFLAQEMHREFNTIASKSKLKEITALSIDGRLHVNKIKEQVQNIH; this comes from the coding sequence ATGAGAAGTATGACAGGTTATGGGAGAATAGAGGAAAATATAGGTAATTATAGTTATACTGTTGAAATTAAATCTTTAAATGGAAAACATTTAAATATAAAGGTTAATTTACCATGGATATACTCTTCACTGGAGTTAAAAATAAATGATTTGCTAAAAAAATATTTTAAAAGAGGGTCATTAAATATTTATATAGATATCAGACTTTTACAACCAAAAGATATAATAAAAATAGATAAGGCTCTTGCTAAATCTTATTTTGATGCATTAAATGATCTTGCCAGCTATCTTCATTTAAATGATTTGCCAAATTTAGAACTTCTAATAAGATTCAAGGAAATAATGAGATATTCTATCGAAGAAAATGATCTGGAAATAATATGGAGTGGTCTTGAGAAAGCTGTTTTAAAGAGTATAGAAAAAACTCTTGAAGTTCAAAAGTCTGAAGGAGAAAAAATAAAGAAAGTTTTAACAACATATATAGATAAAATTGAAGTAATAACCTCTGAAATAAAAAAATATTCTTCAAAGATGAAGGATTATTATAAAGAAAAATTAAATGAATCCTTAAAAGATCTAGATCTGGAAATAGAATATAATAAGGAAAGACTTGAATATGAAATAGCTCTTATTTTAGAAAGAGGAGATATAACAGAAGAAATAGATAGATTAAATATGCATGTGAAAAAATTCAGAGAATTAATATCTTCAGATCTTGAAGTAGTAGGGCAAAATTTAGACTTTTTAGCTCAGGAAATGCATAGAGAATTCAATACAATTGCATCTAAATCAAAATTAAAAGAAATAACGGCTTTATCCATTGATGGGAGATTACATGTAAATAAAATAAAAGAGCAGGTTCAAAATATCCATTAA